One window from the genome of Cryptomeria japonica chromosome 6, Sugi_1.0, whole genome shotgun sequence encodes:
- the LOC131051029 gene encoding uncharacterized protein LOC131051029, whose translation MAYCYFSKIALLKQGPLEVARERCSGGAPVAAWWWLGGRAEPPRGLGGAEPRGRAAEEVGPGDGGVRAEWRKSAAGRPGRVAAEELGAAGSGGRGLQGAEAGGCRRRQAGELGAAGGGGVTGGRQHGVAKGGRAGGGRQFPKV comes from the exons ATGGCATATTGTTACTTTTCAAAGATTGCActcctcaagcaagggccacttgag GTGGCCAGGGAGCGGTGCTCTGGTGGTGCTCCGGTGGCAGCCTGGTGGTGGCTCGGTGGTAGGGCGGAGCCTCCTCGGGGGCTGGGCGGAGCGGAGCCAAGGGGCCGGGCTGCGGAGGAGGTCGGGCCGGGTGACGGAGGAGTTCGAGCTGAGTGGCGGAAGTCGGCGGCGGGGAGGCCGGGCCGGGTGGCGGCTGAGGAGCTGGGGGCCGCAGGGAGCGGAGGGCGGGGGCTGCAAGGAGCGGAGGCCGGGGGCTGCAGGCGGCGGCAAGCCGGGGAGCTAGGGGCCGCAGGAGGTGGCGGGGTCACCGGAGGTCGACAGCACGGGGTCGCCAAAGGGGGCCGGGCCGGCGGGGGTCGGCAGTTCCCAAAAGTGTAG